AAAACCTTTTGAAAGTGAATTCAGATACAATCAGCAGACCGGAGCAACAGCTTTCTGCCACAGTTCAGCAACGTgatgagagagaaaagaaatatgTCCAATTAATAAACAGCCACATTGTAAAGGAGCACCAGCTAAAGAAATTACTTGAAAAGACTTTGTTGAAGCTTGAAAAAATATCAAAACCAATTACTAAGCGGGTCAGCTCTTGGTGGCACAAGAAAGTCTTGAAGAAACGCCCCAATGAGACccctcaggaggaagaggaagccaaCCTTTATCCAGAAGACTGGAGACTGCCAGACCTTCCAGAAGATAATAAATCCATTTACTGTTATAGTTGAAAAGAAACACTAAATTACTAAGTTAAAGACTAAAGAAAGCTGAAATGCTGCCTGATTGTATGGAATCTTTGTGGTCTCTAAATATAGGTGAACAGAATTAAAGATGATGATCGGACGATAATTCTTTCCTTTCTACAGTTAAATCACGACATACCTGTAATTTTATTATAATCAAAAGCGGCTTAGTCACattatgtttgtttttgaagGTGCACTATACATATGCGGTAGGTtacggttcgaatccaggcgagcCCTTAGGCAAGGCTCCTTACGCATATATGCCGACACCTCGGTATGAGCGGAACGATAACTGATAGTCATACCAGCTCGGACGTCACCCGGGTCAACAAGGTCCGcgtcaggggtcagggaaccagggccgcctgatgtcaaattggctactggaacaaggcatcATGGCGCAGGGCAGAGAacgtggtactgatggagtgttactacgggagtaaccccagtgagagagggtacatgcagaggatgtgggagaaatgggtactttgaaaccccacatcctcactgactaagaagcagctcttagctcagtgttcgaatatccgcaatcacagctagagattgaTGAGGCACggcggtgtgcctcacccacggtacaaatatgctacggcaagggggagccaggacgccaggtcagTGCGGGGGATTGGGTACAAAGCCCCAATGACATACGGAATCGGGACAagggcagaaagagagaaaagagagagacaaaagaaataTGTCTAATTAATAAGCAGCCACATTGTAAAGGAGCACCAGCTAAAGAGAGAAGTTGAAGAGACTTTGTTGAAGCTTGAAAAAATATCAAAACCAATTACTAAGCGGGTCAGCTCTTGGTGGCACGAGAAAGTCTTGAAGAAACACACCTATGAGACCCCTCAGGAGGAAGATCCACAGCGTCGCTGCACGGCTGCAGACCAAGCACCCTGAGGCCCTCCtgatcatctctggagacttcaatcatgtgACCCTGGACTCCACACTGGCTACtctccaccaggttattgactgCCCCACAAGAAGCAACAGGACGATCGACCTACTGTACACCAACGTCAAGAAGGCATATAGAGTCATCGCTCTCCCCCGACTGGGCAAGTCGGACCACAACCTGGTGTACGTGCAGCCCCAGTACACCCCACTGGTCCAAAGGCAGGCAGCCTCCACCCGCTCCATCAGGAGATGGACTTATGAagcagaggaggctctgaaggactGCTTTAACACCACGGACTGGGATgtactgctgggggaacatgAAGAGAACATAGATGGGATGACCGACCGTCTCACAGACTACCTCAACTTCTGTGTAGATGTGGTTGTCCCCACCAAGAGTGTACAGTGTTATCCTAACAATAAGCCATgggtaacacaggaagtcaaggatttcctcaataagaagaaaaaggccttcagaaataaagacagggaggagatgaaagaagcacAGAGGGAGGTGAAACGCTGCTTGAAGGAGGCGAagaacacctacaggaagaaggtggagaagaagctggctgataacaacatgcgggacgtctgggaaggtgtcaggaccatcactggtcacaaagccaagaccagcacggaagggggaggagtggagagggcaaacaacctgaaccaattcttcaacaggttcagtcagcccactccactccactcctctgccccccacctcagcagcccagctcccctccacccctccccagcagccgagctcccctctaccccccccctccaacccaccacccaccacaacttcccctaaccccacctccctcctcccctccctctactgacctccctcctcccacccttccaccctctaccacccccatccccctgctctcaccatccccacatcctccctgcttcacggctgaccaggtgaggggagaactgaggaagctccggccctgaaaagcagctggaccagaTAGAGTCTGtccccggctcctcaagacctgcgctgctgaactcggggagccgctacaacgggtcttcaacctcagcctggagctggggaaagtgcccaccttatggaagacgtcctgcatcattccagtccccaagaagaacagaccgagtgagctgaacgacttccagccggtggcactcacctcacatctgatgaagactctggagcggctcttcctcaacctcctcaggccctAAGTGCAGCACTctgaggactccttacagttcgcctaccgggacaaggtcggtgtagaggacaccatcatctacctgctgcaccgagtccactcgcatctggacaaggggagtggcacagcgagaatcctctttttggatttctcgagtgccttcaacacgatccagccccttgtcctacaggacaagctttTACAGATGCAAGTGGACCCCTGgctggttgcttggatctccagctacgtcaccgacaggccgcagttcgtcaggatgaaggacatcacgtctgacactgtggtcagcagcatcggtgctccacaggggactgtgctgtcccccatcctcttcactctgtacacctcggacttctgttacaactccgAAATGTGTCATATCCAGAAGTTCCCAGATGACACAGacatcgttggatgtatcagagatgacgaagaggaggagtaccggtgcctggtgagggactttgttgcctggtgccacaacaacggcctacagctcaacacctccaaaacttgactttgggagggacccaccgagacctagaccagttcagagaGGAACGGAAGAgatggagggcgtgcagacctacaaatatcttgggctgtggctggacaacaggctggactggacaagcaacacgaggcagctgtacaagaagacccagagcaggatgtacttcctgaggagactcagatccttcaacatctgcaggaaactcctctggatgttctaccagtctgtggtcgccagcatcctgtcctacgctgtggtgtgctgggggaggaatgcgacaaaagcggacctctccaggctggagaagctgatcaggcgggccagctcggtggtggggatgaagctgaaacctctggcaacagtggcagagaggagaactgctgacaaactgcggagcatcaaggacaatgtccgccaccctctgcacactgtcatccacagccagagaagcctgatcagccagaggctgcgcctccccaagtttaggacaaacagactggggaactcattcatcccccgagtcatcaggctgttcaactcctcactggggggaggagggccaacaggagaactggaacatttttatagttttatattttatatttatattctatttaatttattctattttatttcttattttattctatttttattatctttaataggtttaatggtgtgtaatggtggtgggaaattttgtacagtgctgtacgtttttttggagatgctaatttccctgatggacacccctaaagggatcaataaagtactcttgaatcttgaatcttgaaaagGAGGCCAACCTTTATCCAGAAGACTGGAGACTGCCAGACCTTCCAGAAGATAATAAATCCATTTACTGTTATAGTTGAAAAGAAACACTAAATTACTAAGTTAAAGACTAAAGAAAGCTGAAATGCTGCCTGATTGTATGGAATCTTTGTGGTCTCTAAATATAGGTGAACAGAATTAAAGATGATGATCGGACGATAATTCTTTCCTTTCTACAGTTAAATCACGACATACCCGTAATTTTATTATAATCAAAAGCGGCTTAGTGAcattatgtttgtttttcttttttaaccaaTATTCGTCACCATTGTTGCTCTAACTTCTTTCCCTCCATACCTGGAGGGGTTGCAATTTAGAGGAATGGCTGGTTTGTGGGAGTATGTTGAACCTTCTCAGTGCCATCcaatctccctctctccctcctatTCAATTGCCCTAGGAAGGAACCCTTTCTCGGGAGGTGATCCTGGCTTGTGCAACTGGGAAGAGACCTCACAGAAAACCAAGGATCAAGTGGAGAGATCATATGTTGATTATAGCTAATCCCATCTTTTTAAATCGCCACCTGTCTGTAACCAAAAGGCTTTAGCAACTTCTCACACGGTTGTTGCTTTCTGCTTTGTTATTGTGAACAGTTTGGATGTTTAACCCACCTAAACAGTGAGCAACCTTCCTTCACTGACGTCTGTCAGACCCGAATTCACTTCTGTAATCTCACATCTCGCCACAAGGTGGCTCTGTAATTCGTTTCTTCTCGAGATGACGACAATTAATTaatgttgaaaaatgaaaattaacGTTATTTTAGAATATCATTTATAACACAACTATCAGGAATACACTGATCGATCGAAATGAAACATGCCGGAAACGAGCTTTGTGATGCGCAGCGCCATGAAAAGGGGAGGGGTTTGCGATTCTACTTCCTCTTGTGGGCGTGTCTGTTCATTTTATCCAAAGGTGTGGTGAGTTTGTTGCCGCTGCAGAAAGTTCTCTTTTTGGGTAAGAGAGCATTTATAACACGAGTTTAAACGTGTTATGGTGgttgcgtgtctctgtgtgtgtttatgctgtCATGCTCAGGGGCTTGTTTGGGGACGGTGGATTCGCTTTAGGTTCTGATTGCTGACGTTTCCATTCGAGTCCAGGATGTCGGATAAGGATGTTGAGTTTCCATAGTTGCATGTTGGGATTGTTGTAAAGTTGATATAGAAGCGCAACTGAGAGCCCTTGTGGCGGATTTAAAGCACACGTTTAGTGTGGACTCCAAGAGGAAGAGTCAGGcgtagaagaagaaaacctgTGAAGGATGGGCCACATCGGGAGATcatactggaggtggagttcaTAGCAGAAACATTCAGGGTCACGTTTTTGACAGGAAATGTTGCTTGGTTTGAAACTAAAAATCCATTTAAATATTTACCTCTAAGAAAACGTTTTAACACTgtcatttttcttattttattttaaaaagtgccACGTGGTCCACAGCATAGGTGAGTTAAGTGAGGGTGGTGACATTTTGTGCCTTTTCCCCCCATCAGTTTCTGACCTTTTTTGCATCAAAGTCATGTCTGTCTGGGTAAGTATTTGCCAAAGAGCTATGGGTGGATAAATGTTAATCTCACTTTAGTTACTCATTTAATCTGTTTATTCACATTGTTGCATTGCAGGATGACTTGGACCTGCTTTTGGACTCCCCCTCCTCAATCACAGTCAATGTAAGCCTGCATTCCAAAGAAAGCCTCAGCTCTGAATCAGTAATCACTCAGCTCGCATATTATTGTGTTACGAGGTCAGAACTAGTGAAACTGATTTAGGAGAACCTGGGCCAATTTTGACATACTTTCACCATATTGTAATTTTAACTGGTTGGTATTTGGGTTTTTTAATCAGTCAAATACAAGAGGAACTGTTAAGGACAAGACAGACTTTAAAGTAGAAGAGGACGTGTCTGCACTGAGGAAGGCCGTAGAGGGTCTTGGTAAGTTCAATGAACCAATCCACTTTATTTATGTGGCACATTTTCACAAACACGAGCTTTCCGAAGTGTTGCGCAAGGTCaattattgtaaaaataaaagcccacaGAACACTATCTCAAACCAGGTCGAACATAATCCCATGGAAAtaacacacaaataacacaagaCCACAAACACAAGGGAAACTGGGTCATTCATCCAAAGCTTAAGAAGAAGTTTTGACTGCTTCTGTCTgatttttgttaaaataaaatatttttaagtttaaaatatgttttaaactTCACAGGAATGTTGTATACTCAATAATTAACAATGAACAACTGTGTGTTAAtagttttggggggggggggggggttcttctgtACAGGTACAACAGAGAAGACATTAATTGAGGTACTGACACAAAGGAGCAATTTCCAGCGTCAGCTCGTCGCCAAAGCCTATGAGAAAGCCACCGGGAGGGTATGGATGGCCAGAACGCTTCCCCAGCCACAGATGATAGACAGCCATATGTCACAGTTTAAGTTGCCAGATTGTACCAGCTAGTACCAGAATCTTCTGGCTTCCTGTACTAGGTCTGATTGTGACGGCGGGAGATTTGTGCATCATTACTTTCAGACTCTCGTGGCTGATTTGGAGGGGGACACTCACGGAGATTTTGAGGACCTTTTGGTGGCCTTGGCGACGCCTCCAGATGTGTATGACTGTCAGGAGGTGATCAGAGCAATCAAGGTGAGCCTGACGGGTCAACGAAGATGAGAGAGTTCAGGCTGggattcatttttttcctctgaccttcagggTGCCGGGACGACTGAAAGCACGCTGACTGAGATCTTTGCCTCCCGCTCCAACAGACAGATCAAGGCCCTGTCTGAGGCTTACCTAGCAGGTTCCTTCACAGGGTACATTTGGAGCGAGTAGCACAGGCTCCTGGCAGTGACACCTGGTGTGGTTCTGTTTTCAGAATGCGGAAGGTCGGTGATTCACGATCTGCAGTCTGAGGTGTCTGGAGATTACGGCAAGGCGCTGCTCATCTTGGCTGAGGTACTGAGACCCTCTATGAACTTCTGTGACAGGCAGGAAGCTAAAATAGCGACACAGAACCGCATCCGGAGACCGAGGTGGAACGTCGATTtcaaaagacaataaaagtcTAATTTAAAGGAAACGAACCAGAAAAACTGAAGCACCAAAGACGATCAGAAAACACATTGAGAAGTTGGAATTTCAATGTTCTTCAGGTCTTTTTAAGTGAAGTTGTTTGTGTACTTCATAAATGATGCGTCCTTCCTCACAGGGGAAGAGGGATGAGAGCACCAAGGTGGATGCTGCCCAAGCTAAAGCAGATGCTAAGGTGAGGCCCGGGTTGGATTCTCTGAAATGGACCTGAGATCAGATCTTAAAATATGTGCTGTGTATTCTGATGTTCCTCCAAGGACCTGTATGAAGCAGGAGAGAAGAAGTGGGGGACCGATGAAGCAAAGTTCATTGACATCTTGTGCCACAGGAGCGTCCCACAGCTTCGACAGAGTGGGTTCCCTCTCGTCGGACCGTTATTATCAATATCGTGAACTCGGACCCTCATTAGATCGGTCGGCTGTCATTCAAATGTCTGAAGTGTTTCTCAGCAACACTGAGCAGGTTTGGATTCCTCTGCCGTGTATTTGCAGCTCTGGTGGAGTACAAGAGCATGAGTAAGAAGACTCTGCAGGAGAGCATCGAGAGTGAGATGTCTGGAACCCTGCAGGATCTCCTGGTGGCCGTCGGTAAGAAACCACGGGACTTCGTGGACTAAAAGCAGCACATTTGAGGCTAAACGctttgaatgtgtttttcttccagtAAAGTGTGTGAAGAATGTTCCTGCCTATTTTGCTGAGAGACTTTTCAGCGCAATGAAGGTAAAACGTGCAAGTCCCACCATCCACTCCAGTTTTTAACTGTGATTTTGGTGCTTGTACAGAGTTTATTTTTTACTATTTTGTATTTCCACTGCTGAGACACCATTAGAGATAATAATTACAACAGCTAGCTAGTAATGAGAAGAGGAGTTTATCCACAGTAGGAGAAAAATCTGTCGTTGTCATTTAAAATGTGGAGCATGAATGGCCCAAGCTTGTGTCTGCCAAACCAGACCCACAGATTCTTTTGTCGCGCTCTTTTCAGCAGCATTGACTGTCAGTGGTGTGGAACACCATGTTAAGCCACCACCCGGCTCCAGAACTGATGACCCAGACGTGCTGCGAGCACGGCTGCACCATGCATTTTAATTTCACCTGCTGTTTATTGGAGACAAAATTCAGGGTTCCAAAATGGCAGTTGTAGTTTTCCAGGAGCTAAACATGCTGTTTGTTGCCTGGACAAGCAGACGGCGCTTGACTCCCGTTACCTTAGCAACTGTCAAAATGAAAAGCAACAGTGCCACCAAGAGTCTTCATTTTAATAAATCTAACAGAGCAGCGtcaggagagcagagggggTCGGATGatatttccatatttatttactttctcTGCATCTGTTTCTTGGCCCGATCTTTATTGTGTGCAGGGAGCTGGAACCACAGAGTCCGTTCTGACCAGGATCCTGGTCAGCCGCGCAGAGATCGACCTGTCGGACATTAAAGCGGAGTACAAGAAGCTGTTTGGATTCACCCTCTACTCTCGGCTGGAGGTCAGACGATCTACTTTATGATGACATGCAGCACGTTTGGGAATATTCCAGTTAACTGACACCCAAACACGAACGTGTAGGATTAAAAAcatcagatgcagcagcagtagaatcTGTTGGCTTTGAGGTGAGAGTCTTATAAGCACTTAAGACAATTCTGtgttcctttttcttctctttctgttgATGTAGTCGGAGGTGTCAGGCAGCTACGGTGATGCTCTCAAGAGACTTTGTGGACAAGATGACTAAAATCCTGGGATGGTGGGGCACAGATTTGTCTGAAAGGAGACACAAAGAAGAATAACTCAAAGATACTAATCCATTGATATAAACTAAGGATCCGGCATGTCAGAAAAAGAGATTAATATGACATACTTATATTGCCCAATGTTTACATTCCTGATTAACAGAATTTGCACATTTCAGTGTTAGTTGATAAAAATTCTTCACATTTCAATGACTTTGTAATCACATTTAAGGAAATGTGCATTATTTGattttccaaggtagttttctctgtcaactggactgggtttctttcccagtccagttgacagagaaaactaccttggatacaatgacctggatgactgagaatttacacagacattatttgattttattttaaaatgcatgtGTATGTAACCGGTGCCCTGAACAGGTCACTATTTTACATTATACATTTCTgtactgaaaataaaataatttgggGCGTGTCTTCATAAGCCTTCTACGATCTCTGGCTGTCCTGATGGTCAATCTAGGAAATTGGATTCCTTCTCTTCGATTTCTGTTTGGTTATTCTCCAAGTACGTAATCTCAAATTCACTGCAGATCAGATTCTAGGTTTTTAATGATAGGTTGGTTTTTAAAATTTGAGGATTttgaagaacaaacaaaaatatgctATATCTACCATGAGTATTATATACTATATAGTATTATATACTATATACTATATTGCATACTATATAGTATTATATACTATAATATACTAATATATCTACTTGTGCTCTGGCTTGAAGGGAGGTCTGCTGATCAcacagcgccctctggtggccacAAACGCAAATGCAGCTTAACTCGATATTTGTGTATAGTTTAAAATTAAGATGTATTCTCTGTTCTGGTGGGtcctgtctgtttttaaaaagtcaaaattGTAGTTAAATATGCAGAAAATGGTCATATGCCTCCTTGTGAATCTTTATTAATTTTTGTCTCATTTCTACAGTAAAACATGAATTTAAGGAATAAACCTCACGTTAGGCCCCCGACACTCCCCTGCATGGAGATtgcaaatgagctttttttaGAGAAAGGGCTGGAAAATTGTCTTCAAGGTTTGGCTGCCTTCTGCAGATAGAGGACAGCTGTGGAACCAAGGAGTTCTGCAGCACAACAAGCTTGTGAGCGGATTTGAGCACCGGGGAATGAGATCTTGGTTCTTTCTGATGGGGTTCTGTTCCCAAGCCGAGACAGACCGAGTGGGGCCTCACAGAGGAAGAAATGTGCATCACTTCTTTAAAATTGTCAAATAAAGCACGTTAACcgcccccttctctctctctctctccctccctctctctctctctctctcacacacacacgaacacacacgcacccacacccGACCCTCCTGCAGGCAGCACACGGTGATGCAGGAGTGGTGGCAGCAACTGCTCTGACATATTCTGGTGTGACACACGCACAAcgaaagagcaggaggaaaggaggaagaggaggaggaggagaagattaGAAGGGGCgtaggagcaggaggaggacagggctGTTGTCAAAAGGAGGccgggaggcagagaggaggctgGTGCGGCCATGGCAGATGCACCTTTGAGGAGCAAcggcacagcagcagcactgtgagTAGAGGATCGTCTCATCCTTCTCCCTCTATCTTGCTGTCCATCCTGTCCTCCTCTGCATCTGTCCACCTTCCTTTCCCCCCCTCGTTCTTTCTTCCATCTGACAGGCTGGGTTGTCATGGGAACGAGAGCTCTGTCATGGTGAAACTGCTGCTCAGTCATGACTGGTGAGGACACACACTGTACacccctccctttctctgtgTGCTTTCTGCATAATAACCAGTCTGGTACATGGGGGAGCATTCAGTCctcagtcgtgtgtgtgtgtgtgtgtgtgtgtgtgtgtgtgtgcatgcgtgggGGGGTTCTGTAGGATGGTGGACAATTCTGTCCCAGCctgcagctccctccaccttggCTCAAATATGCGAAATgctatgtaaacacacacacacacacacacagaatgaaaATCAGCCCAGAGACATGGGAGAGAATAAGAATTTACCTCACTGGGAGAAAAACCTGTCAGAACCCAACAAtccatttttctctcatttgtG
The sequence above is drawn from the Takifugu rubripes chromosome 6, fTakRub1.2, whole genome shotgun sequence genome and encodes:
- the anxa3b gene encoding annexin A3b isoform X1, whose translation is MKHAGNELCDAQRHEKGRGLRFYFLLWACLFILSKGVVSLLPLQKVLFLVSDLFCIKVMSVWDDLDLLLDSPSSITVNSNTRGTVKDKTDFKVEEDVSALRKAVEGLGTTEKTLIEVLTQRSNFQRQLVAKAYEKATGRTLVADLEGDTHGDFEDLLVALATPPDVYDCQEVIRAIKGAGTTESTLTEIFASRSNRQIKALSEAYLAECGRSVIHDLQSEVSGDYGKALLILAEGKRDESTKVDAAQAKADAKDLYEAGEKKWGTDEAKFIDILCHRSVPQLRQTLVEYKSMSKKTLQESIESEMSGTLQDLLVAVVKCVKNVPAYFAERLFSAMKGAGTTESVLTRILVSRAEIDLSDIKAEYKKLFGFTLYSRLESEVSGSYGDALKRLCGQDD
- the anxa3b gene encoding annexin A3b isoform X2, producing the protein MSVWDDLDLLLDSPSSITVNSNTRGTVKDKTDFKVEEDVSALRKAVEGLGTTEKTLIEVLTQRSNFQRQLVAKAYEKATGRTLVADLEGDTHGDFEDLLVALATPPDVYDCQEVIRAIKGAGTTESTLTEIFASRSNRQIKALSEAYLAECGRSVIHDLQSEVSGDYGKALLILAEGKRDESTKVDAAQAKADAKDLYEAGEKKWGTDEAKFIDILCHRSVPQLRQTLVEYKSMSKKTLQESIESEMSGTLQDLLVAVVKCVKNVPAYFAERLFSAMKGAGTTESVLTRILVSRAEIDLSDIKAEYKKLFGFTLYSRLESEVSGSYGDALKRLCGQDD